In Aedes albopictus strain Foshan chromosome 3, AalbF5, whole genome shotgun sequence, the following are encoded in one genomic region:
- the LOC134290255 gene encoding uncharacterized protein LOC134290255, which yields MAPLPVQRLTPKLRPFSYIGIDYFGPVVVTVGRRAEKRWVCLFTCLVSRAIHMEVAHSLSSQSCIMAIRRFICRRGAPLEIFSDNGTNFLAASKELVQQVRCIELECADIFTDARTQWSFNPPAAPHMGGIWERLVRSAKEALKSLHEGGRLTDEILHTVLAEAEDMVSSRPLTYVPQESAESEALTPNHFFRGLPAGEREEVRTPTNSAEALRDSYKQSQKLADVLWQRWLKEYVPTINHRTKWLEEQDPVKEGELVYIVDGNNRKTWIRGIVVKVLRGIDGRVRRALVKTSKGVYRRAVAKLAVMELRSKSDSSCERGPDLREGELLPPLLGTTLTGLSKSDQTDKCHGKVDSDA from the coding sequence ATGGCACCACTCCCAGTACAACGTCTGACTCCAAAGCTACGACCATTCAGCTATATAGGGATAGACTACTTTGGTCCGGTGGTTGTGACAGTTGGTCGCCGTGCAGAGAAAAGATGGGTCTGCCTGTTTACGTGTCTCGTTTCCAGAGCGATCCACATGGAAGTGGCTCATAGCCTAAGTAGCCAATCCTGTATTATGGCTATTAGGAGATTCATCTGCAGAAGGGGTGCTCCACTGGAAATATTTTCAGACAATGGCACCAACTTTTTGGCGGCAAGCAAAGAGTTAGTTCAACAAGTTCGATGTATTGAATTGGAATGTGCAGATATCTTCACCGATGCGAGGACGCAATGGAGTTTCAACCCGCCAGCCGCACCGCACATGGGCGGGATATGGGAACGGTTGGTGAGATCAGCAAAGGAAGCGTTGAAATCCCTACATGAAGGCGGAAGGTTGACTGACGAAATCCTGCATACCGTTTTGGCTGAAGCTGAGGATATGGTTAGTTCCCGACCACTTACGTATGTACCTCAGGAATCTGCAGAATCCGAGGCGCTCACACCGAACCATTTCTTCCGTGGGTTACCTGCAGGAGAGCGAGAGGAAGTTAGGACGCCGACGAACTCAGCCGAAGCACTCAGAGATAGCTACAAGCAGTCCCAGAAATTGGCTGACGTCTTGTGGCAAAGGTGGCTGAAGGAATATGTGCCTACGATCAACCATCGCACCAAATGGCTGGAGGAGCAAGATCCGGTGAAAGAAGGAGAGCTGGTGTACATAGTCGACGGAAACAATCGCAAAACATGGATAAGAGGCATTGTGGTGAAGGTGTTACGAGGCATTGACGGAAGAGTGCGTCGGGCACTAGTGAAGACTTCGAAAGGAGTGTATCGTCGTGCTGTTGCCAAACTGGCGGTGATGGAGCTTAGGAGTAAATCTGATTCTTCTTGCGAACGCGGACCAGATTTACGGGAAGGGGAATTGTTACCACCACTGCTGGGCACAACTCTAACTGGCCTGTCGAAGAGTGACCAGACCGATAAATGTCACGGTAAAGTTGACAGCGATGCTTGA